A single Anopheles arabiensis isolate DONGOLA chromosome X, AaraD3, whole genome shotgun sequence DNA region contains:
- the LOC120905926 gene encoding protein single-minded-like isoform X2 has protein sequence MKEKSKNAARSRREKENAEFLELAKLLPLPSAITSQLDKASIIRLTTSYLKMRAVFPEGLGDAWGTQHIPNNPRDLAIKELGSHLLQTLDGFIFVVAPDGKIMYISETASVHLGLSQVELTGNSIYEYIHNYDQDEMTSVLSLQPNMYVGPPAGGNGTEPSPGTGPLLASTPSHSSLAADAGGPTGTTDSPISPFASLLHHQHHHHHPGGGESPPQSLTSSGGSIGTTLGGPLGQSPNDMQAGMHQQQQQHMGGNGGHSPLGAVYGSGPGGYGGMPQPPHHHHNHNHHHGHYHHHHHHSYGQHQTIEIERTFFLRMKCVLAKRNAGLTTSGYKVIHCSGYLKARIYPGDATYGEGHSCIQNLGLVAVGHSLPPSAITEIKLYQNMFMFRASMDLKLIFLDAKVAQLTGYEPQDLIEKTLYQYVHAADILHMRYSHQVLMYKGQVTTKYYRFLTKGGGWAWVQSYATVVHNTRSSRPHCIVSVNYVLSDQEAQDLLLNEVQQPQHSAPTQHQPSPSVKPEAGGGGGVGSGGAANNKERSLSEPATALAATMTPVSGLASGVPAHMSPIGGTVVVGGNNGTARRGSSVQPPHQASMAYGLLGKELQHQDHLQQQQQQQHQHNTFLQLANLDDDASLGPIPGAPSACLVTHPGSTGLPPSTGQDEYELQMQYGAGTTHQQEPNTGSTGYCMNAAPTGGLLEGHGAGPHPGTDGSDAFLEPYYDQFYGGYDSRQDPISMRPYSASSNSCSSSEAEGVLGHQQQHHQQHHHQQQQQQQQQHHQQHPLQQQPPPPSYGSMSMAGAGVLRQHVTTGDLGNTYGDHHQLDFAPTNGHQQQHHHHQLQQLDQHTAHTNGGNSSFLYDASPATMDGSTSSASPFDGIAQPFELHHLPTTHGHFRQQQHPDLQQQLGESPLVSSTSSSSSSALLGGSPARRPAPDRDEAVVGGAEPGASKQPKLANHHQHQHQLANGTVSSNGTTTGSANALQATNGAATSNNLRSAGNGSIIISTTDTNQGADTNGVVTVSINLNHLHSSTGGVSSSSSSSSGGPSAISNSHLLNTSANDHNGAINNNNNNNNNNTNSNNNNLHSLEKKGGPVPNRNSQPVRSQPPHYTADSHYDLPHYTSVIVESTANGSTAAPNNGTNSVTGKLSSNEYISQQQPCT, from the exons ATGAAGGAGAAGAGCAAAAATGCCGCCCGGTCCAGGCGGGAAAAGGAGAACGCCGAGTTCCTGGAGCTGGCGaagctgctgccactgccgaGCGCGATCACGTCACAGCTGGACAAGGCGTCGATCATACGGCTGACGACGTCGTACCTGAAGATGCGCGCCGTATTCCCGGAAG GTCTCGGCGATGCGTGGGGCACTCAGCACATCCCGAACAATCCGCGCGATCTCGCGATCAAGGAGCTCGGATCGCACCTGCTGCAAACACTGGACGGGTTCATCTTTGTCGTCGCACCGGACGGCAAGATCATGTACATCTCCGAGACGGCCTCGGTCCATCTCGGGCTCAGCCAGGTTGAGCTGACCGGCAACTCGATCTACGAGTACATCCACAACTACGACCAGGACGAGATGACGTCCGTGCTGTCGCTGCAACCGAACATGTACGTCGGGCCGCCGGCCGGTGGCAACGGTACGGAACCGTCCCCCGGTACCGGTCCGCTCCTCGCCTCAACACCCTCGCACTCCTCGCTAGCAGCGGATGCGGGCGGACCGACGGGCACCACCGATTCGCCCATCTCGCCGTTTGCCAGCCTGctgcaccaccaacaccaccatcaccatccggGCGGTGGCGAATCGCCCCCGCAAAGTCTCACCTCGTCCGGTGGCTCGATCGGTACCACGCTCGGCGGACCGCTCGGTCAGTCACCCAACGACATGCAAGCGGGaatgcaccagcagcagcagcagcatatggGCGGCAACGGTGGACATTCGCCGCTCGGAGCGGTGTACGGGAGTGGTCCGGGCGGGTACGGCGGTATGCCGCAGccgccgcaccaccaccacaaccacaatCACCATCACGGCCActatcaccatcatcaccatcacagcTACGGTCAGCACCAGACGATCGAGATCGAGCGGACGTTCTTCCTCCGGATGAAGTGTGTGCTGGCGAAGCGAAATGCAGGCCTCACGACCAGCGGCTACAAG GTAATACACTGTTCCGGCTACCTGAAGGCACGCATCTACCCAGGCGACGCGACGTACGGCGAAGGGCACAGCTGCATCCAGAACCTGGGCCTGGTCGCGGTCGGCCACTCGCTACCCCCGTCCGCCATCACCGAGATCAAGCTCTACCAGAACATGTTTATGTTCCGCGCCAGCATGGATCTGAAGCTGATTTTCCTGGACGCCAA AGTGGCCCAGCTGACGGGCTACGAGCCGCAGGATTTGATCGAGAAAACGCTCTACCAGTACGTCCACGCAGCGGACATTCTTCACATGCGCTACTCCCATCAAGTGT TGATGTACAAGGGCCAAGTGACGACCAAGTACTATCGCTTCCTGACGAAGGGCGGTGGCTGGGCGTGGGTGCAATCGTACGCCACGGTCGTGCACAACACGCGCTCCTCCCGTCCGCACTGCATCGTCAGCGTGAACTATGTGCTGAG CGACCAGGAGGCGCAGGATCTGCTGCTGAATGAGgtgcagcagccacagcacagTGCGCCCACCCAGCACCAACCGTCGCCGAGCGTCAAGCCggaagctggtggtggtggtggtgttggtagtggtggtgccgCCAACAACAAGGAGCGTAGTCTGAGCGAACCGGCTACGGCGCTGGCCGCCACTATGACGCCCGTTTCCGGGCTAGCGTCCGGTGTGCCCGCCCACATGTCCCCGATCGGTGGTACCGTGGTGGTGGGCGGCAACAATGGTACGGCGCGGCGCGGCTCCTCAGTACAGCCACCGCATCAGGCCAGCATGGCGTATGGTTTGCTGGGGAAGGAACTGCAGCACCAGGACCatctacagcagcagcagcagcagcaacatcagcacaaCACCTTCCTTCAGCTCGCCAACCTGGACGATGATGCAAGTCTCGGACCGATACCGGGCGCCCCGTCCGCCTGTCTGGTGACGCATCCCGGGTCCACGGGTCTGCCCCCGTCCACCGGGCAGGACGAGTACGAGCTGCAGATGCAGTACGGGGCCGGCACGACCCACCAGCAGGAGCCGAACACGGGCAGCACCGGGTACTGCATGAACGCGGCCCCGACCGGCGGCCTACTGGAGGGCCACGGAGCTGGTCCACATCCGGGGACGGACGGGAGCGACGCGTTTCTGGAGCCGTACTACGACCAGTTCTACGGTGGGTACGACTCCCGGCAGGATCCCATCTCGATGCGACCGTATTCAGCCAGCTCgaacagctgcagcagctcggaGGCGGAGGGTGTGCTCggacatcagcagcagcatcatcagcaacatcatcaccagcagcagcagcagcagcagcagcaacatcaccagcagcatccgctccagcagcagcctccGCCGCCCAGCTACGGCAGCATGAGCATGGCTGGGGCTGGCGTGTTGCGTCAGCACGTCACCACCGGCGACCTGGGGAACACCTACGGTGACCACCATCAGCTCGACTTTGCACCGACGAATggccatcagcagcagcatcaccaccaccaactccAACAGCTCGACCAGCACACAGCTCACACGAACGGCGGCAACTCCAGCTTTCTGTACGACGCGTCGCCGGCGACGATGGACGGCAGCACCAGCTCGGCCTCCCCGTTCGATGGCATCGCGCAACCGTTCGAGCTGCACCATCTCCCGACCACCCACGGGCActtccggcagcagcaacatcccgacctgcagcagcagctcggcgaGTCGCCGCTGGTATCGTCGacgtcttcgtcgtcgtcgtccgcccTGCTCGGTGGGTCGCCCGCACGCCGTCCAGCGCCCGATCGCGACGAGGCGGTCGTCGGCGGGGCGGAACCGGGCGCCTCCAAGCAGCCGAAGCTggccaaccaccaccagcatcagcaccagcTGGCGAATGGCACAGTCAGCAGCAACGGGACGACCACCGGGAGTGCCAATGCGCTGCAGGCGACAAACGGTGCTGCCACCAGTAACAACCTGAGAAGCGCTGGTAACGGCAGTATCATTATCAGCACCACCGACACCAACCAGGGCGCCGATACGAATGGCGTCGTCACGGTCAGCATCAATCTGAACCATCTGCACAGCAGCACCGGCGGCgttagcagtagcagcagcagcagcagcggaggtCCATCAGCCATCAGCAACAGCCATCTTCTTAACACCAGCGCTAATGATCATAATGGTGccattaacaacaacaacaataacaacaacaacaacactaacagtaataataataatctgCACAGTTTGGAGAAGAAGGGCGGCCCGGTGCCTAACCGCAACTCGCAGCCGGTGCGAAGTCAGCCGCCGCACTACACTGCCGACTCGCACTACGATCTGCCGCACTACACGAGCGTCATCGTCGAGTCGACGGCGAACGGGTCGACGGCCGCGCCCAACAACGGCACGAACAGCGTCACCGGCAAGCTCTCGTCCAACGAGTACatctcgcagcagcagccgtgcACGTAA
- the LOC120905926 gene encoding protein single-minded-like isoform X1 codes for MPKSPTTRSAMKEKSKNAARSRREKENAEFLELAKLLPLPSAITSQLDKASIIRLTTSYLKMRAVFPEGLGDAWGTQHIPNNPRDLAIKELGSHLLQTLDGFIFVVAPDGKIMYISETASVHLGLSQVELTGNSIYEYIHNYDQDEMTSVLSLQPNMYVGPPAGGNGTEPSPGTGPLLASTPSHSSLAADAGGPTGTTDSPISPFASLLHHQHHHHHPGGGESPPQSLTSSGGSIGTTLGGPLGQSPNDMQAGMHQQQQQHMGGNGGHSPLGAVYGSGPGGYGGMPQPPHHHHNHNHHHGHYHHHHHHSYGQHQTIEIERTFFLRMKCVLAKRNAGLTTSGYKVIHCSGYLKARIYPGDATYGEGHSCIQNLGLVAVGHSLPPSAITEIKLYQNMFMFRASMDLKLIFLDAKVAQLTGYEPQDLIEKTLYQYVHAADILHMRYSHQVLMYKGQVTTKYYRFLTKGGGWAWVQSYATVVHNTRSSRPHCIVSVNYVLSDQEAQDLLLNEVQQPQHSAPTQHQPSPSVKPEAGGGGGVGSGGAANNKERSLSEPATALAATMTPVSGLASGVPAHMSPIGGTVVVGGNNGTARRGSSVQPPHQASMAYGLLGKELQHQDHLQQQQQQQHQHNTFLQLANLDDDASLGPIPGAPSACLVTHPGSTGLPPSTGQDEYELQMQYGAGTTHQQEPNTGSTGYCMNAAPTGGLLEGHGAGPHPGTDGSDAFLEPYYDQFYGGYDSRQDPISMRPYSASSNSCSSSEAEGVLGHQQQHHQQHHHQQQQQQQQQHHQQHPLQQQPPPPSYGSMSMAGAGVLRQHVTTGDLGNTYGDHHQLDFAPTNGHQQQHHHHQLQQLDQHTAHTNGGNSSFLYDASPATMDGSTSSASPFDGIAQPFELHHLPTTHGHFRQQQHPDLQQQLGESPLVSSTSSSSSSALLGGSPARRPAPDRDEAVVGGAEPGASKQPKLANHHQHQHQLANGTVSSNGTTTGSANALQATNGAATSNNLRSAGNGSIIISTTDTNQGADTNGVVTVSINLNHLHSSTGGVSSSSSSSSGGPSAISNSHLLNTSANDHNGAINNNNNNNNNNTNSNNNNLHSLEKKGGPVPNRNSQPVRSQPPHYTADSHYDLPHYTSVIVESTANGSTAAPNNGTNSVTGKLSSNEYISQQQPCT; via the exons ATGCCTAAAA GTCCAACGACACGGTCCGCGATGAAGGAGAAGAGCAAAAATGCCGCCCGGTCCAGGCGGGAAAAGGAGAACGCCGAGTTCCTGGAGCTGGCGaagctgctgccactgccgaGCGCGATCACGTCACAGCTGGACAAGGCGTCGATCATACGGCTGACGACGTCGTACCTGAAGATGCGCGCCGTATTCCCGGAAG GTCTCGGCGATGCGTGGGGCACTCAGCACATCCCGAACAATCCGCGCGATCTCGCGATCAAGGAGCTCGGATCGCACCTGCTGCAAACACTGGACGGGTTCATCTTTGTCGTCGCACCGGACGGCAAGATCATGTACATCTCCGAGACGGCCTCGGTCCATCTCGGGCTCAGCCAGGTTGAGCTGACCGGCAACTCGATCTACGAGTACATCCACAACTACGACCAGGACGAGATGACGTCCGTGCTGTCGCTGCAACCGAACATGTACGTCGGGCCGCCGGCCGGTGGCAACGGTACGGAACCGTCCCCCGGTACCGGTCCGCTCCTCGCCTCAACACCCTCGCACTCCTCGCTAGCAGCGGATGCGGGCGGACCGACGGGCACCACCGATTCGCCCATCTCGCCGTTTGCCAGCCTGctgcaccaccaacaccaccatcaccatccggGCGGTGGCGAATCGCCCCCGCAAAGTCTCACCTCGTCCGGTGGCTCGATCGGTACCACGCTCGGCGGACCGCTCGGTCAGTCACCCAACGACATGCAAGCGGGaatgcaccagcagcagcagcagcatatggGCGGCAACGGTGGACATTCGCCGCTCGGAGCGGTGTACGGGAGTGGTCCGGGCGGGTACGGCGGTATGCCGCAGccgccgcaccaccaccacaaccacaatCACCATCACGGCCActatcaccatcatcaccatcacagcTACGGTCAGCACCAGACGATCGAGATCGAGCGGACGTTCTTCCTCCGGATGAAGTGTGTGCTGGCGAAGCGAAATGCAGGCCTCACGACCAGCGGCTACAAG GTAATACACTGTTCCGGCTACCTGAAGGCACGCATCTACCCAGGCGACGCGACGTACGGCGAAGGGCACAGCTGCATCCAGAACCTGGGCCTGGTCGCGGTCGGCCACTCGCTACCCCCGTCCGCCATCACCGAGATCAAGCTCTACCAGAACATGTTTATGTTCCGCGCCAGCATGGATCTGAAGCTGATTTTCCTGGACGCCAA AGTGGCCCAGCTGACGGGCTACGAGCCGCAGGATTTGATCGAGAAAACGCTCTACCAGTACGTCCACGCAGCGGACATTCTTCACATGCGCTACTCCCATCAAGTGT TGATGTACAAGGGCCAAGTGACGACCAAGTACTATCGCTTCCTGACGAAGGGCGGTGGCTGGGCGTGGGTGCAATCGTACGCCACGGTCGTGCACAACACGCGCTCCTCCCGTCCGCACTGCATCGTCAGCGTGAACTATGTGCTGAG CGACCAGGAGGCGCAGGATCTGCTGCTGAATGAGgtgcagcagccacagcacagTGCGCCCACCCAGCACCAACCGTCGCCGAGCGTCAAGCCggaagctggtggtggtggtggtgttggtagtggtggtgccgCCAACAACAAGGAGCGTAGTCTGAGCGAACCGGCTACGGCGCTGGCCGCCACTATGACGCCCGTTTCCGGGCTAGCGTCCGGTGTGCCCGCCCACATGTCCCCGATCGGTGGTACCGTGGTGGTGGGCGGCAACAATGGTACGGCGCGGCGCGGCTCCTCAGTACAGCCACCGCATCAGGCCAGCATGGCGTATGGTTTGCTGGGGAAGGAACTGCAGCACCAGGACCatctacagcagcagcagcagcagcaacatcagcacaaCACCTTCCTTCAGCTCGCCAACCTGGACGATGATGCAAGTCTCGGACCGATACCGGGCGCCCCGTCCGCCTGTCTGGTGACGCATCCCGGGTCCACGGGTCTGCCCCCGTCCACCGGGCAGGACGAGTACGAGCTGCAGATGCAGTACGGGGCCGGCACGACCCACCAGCAGGAGCCGAACACGGGCAGCACCGGGTACTGCATGAACGCGGCCCCGACCGGCGGCCTACTGGAGGGCCACGGAGCTGGTCCACATCCGGGGACGGACGGGAGCGACGCGTTTCTGGAGCCGTACTACGACCAGTTCTACGGTGGGTACGACTCCCGGCAGGATCCCATCTCGATGCGACCGTATTCAGCCAGCTCgaacagctgcagcagctcggaGGCGGAGGGTGTGCTCggacatcagcagcagcatcatcagcaacatcatcaccagcagcagcagcagcagcagcagcaacatcaccagcagcatccgctccagcagcagcctccGCCGCCCAGCTACGGCAGCATGAGCATGGCTGGGGCTGGCGTGTTGCGTCAGCACGTCACCACCGGCGACCTGGGGAACACCTACGGTGACCACCATCAGCTCGACTTTGCACCGACGAATggccatcagcagcagcatcaccaccaccaactccAACAGCTCGACCAGCACACAGCTCACACGAACGGCGGCAACTCCAGCTTTCTGTACGACGCGTCGCCGGCGACGATGGACGGCAGCACCAGCTCGGCCTCCCCGTTCGATGGCATCGCGCAACCGTTCGAGCTGCACCATCTCCCGACCACCCACGGGCActtccggcagcagcaacatcccgacctgcagcagcagctcggcgaGTCGCCGCTGGTATCGTCGacgtcttcgtcgtcgtcgtccgcccTGCTCGGTGGGTCGCCCGCACGCCGTCCAGCGCCCGATCGCGACGAGGCGGTCGTCGGCGGGGCGGAACCGGGCGCCTCCAAGCAGCCGAAGCTggccaaccaccaccagcatcagcaccagcTGGCGAATGGCACAGTCAGCAGCAACGGGACGACCACCGGGAGTGCCAATGCGCTGCAGGCGACAAACGGTGCTGCCACCAGTAACAACCTGAGAAGCGCTGGTAACGGCAGTATCATTATCAGCACCACCGACACCAACCAGGGCGCCGATACGAATGGCGTCGTCACGGTCAGCATCAATCTGAACCATCTGCACAGCAGCACCGGCGGCgttagcagtagcagcagcagcagcagcggaggtCCATCAGCCATCAGCAACAGCCATCTTCTTAACACCAGCGCTAATGATCATAATGGTGccattaacaacaacaacaataacaacaacaacaacactaacagtaataataataatctgCACAGTTTGGAGAAGAAGGGCGGCCCGGTGCCTAACCGCAACTCGCAGCCGGTGCGAAGTCAGCCGCCGCACTACACTGCCGACTCGCACTACGATCTGCCGCACTACACGAGCGTCATCGTCGAGTCGACGGCGAACGGGTCGACGGCCGCGCCCAACAACGGCACGAACAGCGTCACCGGCAAGCTCTCGTCCAACGAGTACatctcgcagcagcagccgtgcACGTAA